The Alphaproteobacteria bacterium GM7ARS4 genome includes a region encoding these proteins:
- a CDS encoding 4-hydroxybenzoate octaprenyltransferase, with protein sequence MAQRDIDTHSLLFALTPPAFHPYLMLMRLDRLSASFLLLLPTWWGIALSTALSDDIAHQPYSMMERFFAHDAPFYLLFALAAFVMRSAGCVVNDMVDKDIDAHITRTQTRPLACGMLTQRHALATLFCLLVCALMLALALPSTLFLPSLAILPFIVLYPYMKRVTHYPQVMLGFLFNTGLLLAFYATTHATHHAVSLADAFPLPVVLAYAGCVLSTIAFDTVYAHMDRDDDIHVGVKSLAIRWGTRTKRYVAMLYGVAWGALATCLLLIAHTHPHIVIQPSMLLLGVAGLLLAFFLYRLDIKSFPSCHNFFKKNVVVLFIMFIAFFVLPYAPLLSPYH encoded by the coding sequence ATGGCACAACGCGATATTGACACACATTCCCTGTTGTTCGCACTGACCCCCCCTGCCTTCCATCCCTATCTCATGCTGATGCGTCTCGACCGCCTCAGCGCCAGTTTTCTCTTGCTCCTCCCCACATGGTGGGGCATCGCCCTCAGCACCGCCCTCAGCGACGACATCGCCCATCAACCCTACAGCATGATGGAGAGGTTTTTTGCCCATGACGCCCCCTTTTATCTCTTATTTGCCCTCGCTGCCTTTGTCATGCGGTCAGCGGGATGTGTCGTCAATGACATGGTCGATAAAGACATAGACGCACACATCACACGAACACAAACACGTCCCCTCGCATGTGGCATGCTCACCCAACGCCACGCCCTCGCCACACTCTTCTGCCTCCTCGTCTGCGCGTTGATGCTCGCCCTCGCCCTGCCATCCACCCTGTTCCTGCCATCCCTCGCCATTCTCCCGTTCATTGTCCTGTACCCTTACATGAAAAGGGTAACACATTATCCTCAAGTCATGCTGGGCTTCTTGTTCAATACAGGACTCTTGCTCGCCTTCTATGCCACAACACATGCAACACACCATGCTGTCTCGCTGGCGGACGCCTTCCCCCTCCCTGTCGTGCTGGCCTACGCGGGCTGTGTGCTGAGCACCATCGCCTTCGACACGGTCTATGCCCATATGGATAGGGACGACGACATCCATGTGGGCGTCAAATCCCTTGCCATACGTTGGGGGACAAGGACGAAAAGATACGTTGCCATGCTCTATGGCGTCGCATGGGGCGCACTGGCGACATGCCTTCTCCTGATAGCCCATACCCATCCCCATATCGTTATCCAACCAAGCATGCTCTTGCTTGGCGTCGCTGGCCTTCTCCTCGCCTTCTTCCTCTATCGTTTAGATATAAAATCCTTCCCTTCTTGCCATAATTTCTTTAAAAAGAACGTGGTCGTCCTGTTCATCATGTTTATCGCGTTTTTTGTGCTCCCTTATGCGCCATTGCTATCACCATACCATTGA
- the queF gene encoding NADPH-dependent 7-cyano-7-deazaguanine reductase QueF, with the protein MASSMTHTPHPSPLASHPDDAPLEAVPAPHKSNKSMIRFTCPEFTTLCPRSGLPDFAHIILDYVPHRHILESKSFKLFLSSFRHHHDFHEACTLMIAQRVEACIAPTWLRIGGYWYPRGGLPIDIFYQTAPPPQNLWIPDHRTAPYRGRG; encoded by the coding sequence ATGGCATCGTCTATGACACACACGCCCCACCCTTCCCCCCTCGCCTCCCATCCCGACGATGCCCCACTAGAGGCTGTGCCAGCGCCCCACAAGAGCAACAAGAGCATGATACGCTTCACATGCCCCGAATTCACAACCCTATGCCCACGTAGCGGACTGCCAGATTTCGCCCACATTATCCTCGACTACGTCCCCCATCGCCATATCCTCGAGAGCAAATCCTTCAAACTCTTCCTGTCATCCTTCCGCCATCACCACGACTTCCACGAAGCATGCACGCTGATGATCGCACAGCGCGTCGAAGCATGTATTGCGCCCACATGGCTACGCATAGGCGGCTATTGGTATCCTCGCGGCGGCCTCCCCATCGATATTTTTTATCAAACAGCGCCGCCCCCTCAAAATCTCTGGATTCCCGACCATCGCACAGCGCCCTATAGGGGACGAGGCTGA
- the coaBC gene encoding bifunctional phosphopantothenoylcysteine decarboxylase/phosphopantothenate--cysteine ligase CoaBC, with amino-acid sequence MTGKETLLSIAVVIGGGIASVKSLMLIRALRGRGVRVIPILSKDAHRFITPLSVSALSGGVVYDDLFSVGEGGGAMAHVTLPRSVDKVVVAPLTASLMARMASGSADDMASAFLLACEPSKILIAPAMNPRMWANSAVQRNQHFLLEQGMRCIGPEDGTAACGDEGIGRMTEPDAIVERLLEDVPIDKPLFHGGRRLKALVTSGPTHEPLDGVRYLTNRSSGKQGHAIAQALQQACMETTLISGPVTCVDPQGVEVVHVDTAHAMFDACLEHGAVDVAVCAAAVSDWHIPRDKRVLGKWPSDTETRRVTLQATLDILKSIAQGEKGFTRPRLVIGFAAMSGEGGRSVLVEQAQQKRQRKGCDWMMMNDVGRDPHIFGGDNNRVTFMTDKACEEWPLMSKHDVAVKLTKKIIDHFM; translated from the coding sequence ATGACAGGCAAAGAGACGTTGTTATCCATTGCTGTTGTCATAGGCGGTGGGATTGCTTCTGTGAAGAGTCTTATGCTGATACGTGCGTTGCGTGGGCGTGGTGTGCGGGTGATTCCTATTCTCAGTAAGGATGCCCATCGTTTCATCACACCTTTATCGGTTTCGGCGCTATCGGGTGGCGTTGTCTATGACGACCTGTTTAGCGTTGGGGAAGGGGGAGGGGCGATGGCGCATGTCACATTGCCTCGCTCTGTGGACAAAGTCGTTGTAGCGCCTTTGACGGCAAGCCTCATGGCGCGTATGGCGTCTGGGAGCGCTGATGATATGGCATCAGCCTTTTTACTCGCCTGTGAGCCGTCGAAAATTCTCATCGCCCCGGCCATGAATCCGCGCATGTGGGCGAATAGCGCTGTGCAACGTAACCAGCATTTTCTGTTGGAGCAAGGCATGCGCTGTATAGGGCCTGAGGATGGCACAGCCGCATGTGGCGATGAAGGCATAGGGAGAATGACTGAACCAGACGCCATTGTGGAGAGGCTGTTAGAGGACGTCCCGATAGACAAGCCTCTCTTCCATGGCGGGCGTCGCCTCAAGGCGCTTGTGACGAGTGGCCCCACGCACGAGCCATTGGATGGCGTGCGTTATCTCACCAATCGTTCCTCTGGCAAGCAAGGCCATGCCATAGCGCAAGCGTTGCAACAGGCATGCATGGAGACGACCCTTATCTCTGGTCCCGTCACATGTGTCGACCCGCAAGGTGTCGAGGTTGTTCATGTCGATACAGCCCATGCCATGTTCGATGCGTGCCTCGAGCATGGGGCGGTGGATGTGGCTGTGTGTGCTGCTGCTGTCAGTGATTGGCACATTCCCCGTGACAAGCGTGTTCTGGGTAAGTGGCCATCCGACACAGAGACACGCCGTGTGACGCTCCAAGCGACTTTGGATATTCTTAAGAGTATCGCTCAGGGAGAGAAGGGATTCACGCGTCCTCGCCTTGTCATTGGCTTTGCGGCAATGAGTGGTGAGGGTGGGCGTTCTGTTCTTGTTGAACAAGCACAACAAAAACGACAACGCAAAGGGTGTGATTGGATGATGATGAATGATGTAGGGCGTGACCCCCATATTTTTGGTGGCGACAATAATCGGGTGACGTTCATGACGGACAAGGCGTGCGAGGAATGGCCTCTCATGTCGAAGCATGATGTGGCGGTAAAACTGACAAAAAAAATCATAGACCACTTTATGTGA
- a CDS encoding Rrf2 family transcriptional regulator yields MREREAVPDYRCDKRFFLALLAVVDIAYHGGHRPVPSRDIVARHHMTRRHLDVLLGQLVISRILQSVRGPKGGYLLGRERRRICLLDIAHALESSHAETKATRLFCNAIDRSPIVSDILLPLRQEWEERHARMLSQLTIDDICVRARDKGIAQESLSHLDWTI; encoded by the coding sequence GTGAGGGAGAGGGAAGCTGTGCCAGACTATCGGTGCGATAAGCGTTTTTTCTTAGCTCTGTTGGCTGTTGTGGACATTGCCTACCATGGCGGCCATCGGCCTGTGCCTAGTCGTGATATTGTGGCGCGCCATCATATGACGAGACGCCATCTTGACGTGCTGTTGGGGCAGCTCGTCATATCCCGTATTTTACAGAGTGTGCGGGGACCAAAGGGGGGGTATCTTCTTGGGCGCGAGCGCCGACGTATTTGCTTGCTCGATATTGCCCATGCCCTTGAGTCTTCCCATGCTGAGACAAAGGCCACGCGTCTTTTTTGTAATGCCATAGACCGTTCGCCCATTGTCTCTGACATTCTTCTTCCCCTTCGGCAAGAGTGGGAGGAGCGCCATGCCCGCATGCTCTCACAGCTGACTATCGACGACATCTGTGTGCGCGCAAGGGATAAGGGTATTGCCCAAGAATCCTTGTCCCATTTGGATTGGACGATTTAG
- the lexA gene encoding transcriptional repressor LexA: MLTKQQRKLLLLIHHVSQERGVGPSYDEMCDCMCLRSKSGIHRLLNCLEERGYIKRLKNRARAVEVIKLPSCERQHDGGRADGEAHDAMRPSFASDTTINFYGNIAAGDPFTAMVQDHETFDVASFLIGRDRENYFALRVSGDSMIGEGIHEGDIAIIKRDAQPRNGSIVAAYIRDNHRIDGEVTLKRLRRRGNSVALEAANPAHKAQLYGASQVQFQGRLVGIVRRYDR, encoded by the coding sequence GTGCTGACGAAACAACAACGTAAGCTGTTATTGCTTATTCACCATGTCTCTCAAGAGCGGGGTGTCGGCCCTTCTTATGACGAGATGTGTGACTGCATGTGCTTACGCTCTAAGTCTGGTATCCATCGTTTGCTCAATTGTTTGGAAGAGAGAGGCTATATCAAGCGTCTCAAGAATCGCGCCCGCGCCGTCGAGGTCATTAAATTGCCTTCTTGTGAGCGCCAGCATGATGGTGGACGTGCCGATGGCGAGGCGCATGATGCGATGCGTCCTTCTTTTGCATCGGACACGACCATCAATTTTTATGGCAACATTGCCGCAGGGGATCCCTTTACGGCTATGGTGCAAGACCATGAGACATTTGACGTGGCGTCTTTTCTCATTGGTCGTGATAGGGAGAACTATTTTGCCCTCAGGGTGTCTGGCGACTCTATGATAGGGGAAGGGATTCACGAGGGTGATATTGCCATCATTAAACGTGATGCCCAACCGAGGAATGGCTCGATCGTCGCCGCCTACATACGTGACAATCATCGTATCGATGGCGAGGTCACATTAAAGCGCCTACGTCGTCGCGGCAATTCTGTTGCTCTTGAGGCGGCAAATCCCGCCCATAAGGCGCAATTATACGGCGCGTCTCAGGTGCAATTTCAGGGGCGTTTAGTGGGTATCGTCCGCCGCTATGATAGGTAA
- the purD gene encoding phosphoribosylamine--glycine ligase has product MRIAILGQGAREHAIAWRLSQEKDQQGAPHEIFCLPGNDGMTYQHALACHPIAIDDSHALCQWIKTHAIDLVVIGPEAPLACGISDALRERGVSVFAPSQAAARLETSKIWMKQLCAQYNIPTARAHRCLSHKEACHALETMPSPWVIKADGLASGKGVFICHDKQEARHTLHRLMKERALGKAGQHVVIEEFLEGDEVSLFVMTDGQTIKPLGMCFDYKRREDGDKGPQTGGMGAFCSYTIDTQNQEIQTRAINDIITPTIRAMAQQGCPYSGVLYGGLIVHRETKACHVLEFNARFGDPECQVLMPRLQGQLAHAMHACAHHNLHHITEQDLSLDHSATVGVVLVDKDYPSPSPSSQRHPITMPSRASHEGVLFHANTRIEHETLVAGTGRVLTAVGHADTLEQAREKAYAIAKHIQWQQCSYRTDIAQQTRLNNKIDVTPSHAPTNVASTNVAPANVA; this is encoded by the coding sequence ATGCGTATTGCCATATTAGGACAAGGGGCGCGGGAACATGCCATCGCATGGCGTCTCAGCCAAGAGAAGGACCAACAAGGCGCGCCGCACGAGATTTTTTGCCTCCCCGGCAATGATGGCATGACGTATCAGCATGCTCTTGCCTGCCATCCCATCGCCATCGATGACTCCCATGCTCTCTGTCAATGGATTAAGACGCATGCCATCGACCTCGTTGTTATCGGGCCTGAAGCACCCCTTGCCTGTGGCATAAGCGATGCGCTCAGAGAGCGTGGCGTCTCTGTTTTTGCGCCCTCACAAGCCGCTGCCCGCCTTGAGACATCGAAAATATGGATGAAGCAACTATGCGCTCAATACAACATCCCCACAGCCCGCGCCCATCGTTGCTTGTCGCACAAGGAGGCATGCCACGCATTAGAAACCATGCCATCCCCCTGGGTCATCAAAGCCGATGGCCTCGCCTCAGGCAAAGGCGTCTTTATCTGCCACGATAAGCAAGAGGCACGCCACACCCTCCATAGACTCATGAAAGAACGCGCCTTAGGAAAGGCGGGACAGCATGTCGTCATCGAAGAATTCCTCGAAGGAGATGAAGTGAGCCTCTTTGTCATGACAGACGGACAGACCATAAAACCCCTTGGTATGTGCTTTGACTATAAAAGGCGCGAAGATGGTGACAAGGGACCGCAAACAGGAGGCATGGGCGCTTTCTGTTCTTATACAATCGACACACAAAACCAAGAGATACAGACACGCGCCATCAACGACATCATCACACCCACCATTCGCGCCATGGCACAGCAAGGATGCCCCTATAGCGGTGTCCTCTATGGCGGGCTTATCGTCCATAGGGAAACGAAGGCATGTCACGTCCTCGAATTCAATGCGCGATTCGGCGACCCAGAGTGCCAAGTCCTGATGCCTCGCCTGCAAGGACAACTCGCCCATGCCATGCATGCATGCGCCCATCACAACCTCCACCATATCACCGAGCAAGACCTCTCTCTCGACCATTCTGCCACCGTCGGCGTCGTCCTTGTTGATAAAGACTACCCCTCCCCCTCGCCATCATCCCAACGCCACCCCATCACCATGCCATCACGCGCGTCTCATGAAGGCGTCCTCTTCCACGCCAATACCCGCATAGAACACGAAACCCTTGTGGCTGGGACAGGACGAGTCCTCACCGCTGTGGGCCATGCCGATACGCTCGAACAAGCGCGAGAAAAAGCCTATGCCATCGCCAAGCACATCCAATGGCAACAATGCTCCTACCGCACAGACATCGCCCAACAAACACGCCTCAATAACAAAATAGACGTCACCCCTTCCCATGCGCCTACCAACGTGGCCTCTACCAACGTCGCCCCTGCCAACGTCGCGTGA
- a CDS encoding exodeoxyribonuclease VII large subunit, translating into MLHRPIYRVSDISDAIKETLEQRFRDVAVRGEVSKVFKSLQGHLYFSLKDDKALLHVVCWRSTAQSLSMEWEDGLEVVCYGRVTSYGVRSTYQLIAHDVRPSGHGALYQMLASRRLRLEKEGLFAESRKRPLPFLPKIIGVVSSPQGAVIHDVMHRLNERFPRPVVLWPCAVQGERAPQEICAALRGFAMADGKSVPRVDVIIVARGGGSIEELWSFNEEEVVRAIAASPIPVISAIGHETDTTLADFVADYRAPTPTAAAERCVPVRHQLHKQCLDTTHQLVLSMARLYDHGCERHRALTARLPMPQRFFDARGEMVRLHEGRLRQAVTHTFSRQQQTMCHAQRLLESCSPYATMKRGYAIVRQDGVVKNRKDALCEETNELEISFYDGKVDAVLT; encoded by the coding sequence ATGCTTCATAGGCCAATTTATCGTGTGTCTGACATCTCTGATGCTATCAAGGAGACGTTAGAACAGCGTTTTCGTGATGTGGCTGTGCGTGGGGAAGTGAGCAAAGTCTTTAAGTCATTGCAGGGTCATCTTTATTTTTCCTTGAAGGACGATAAGGCTCTCTTGCATGTGGTGTGTTGGCGTTCGACAGCGCAGTCGCTTTCTATGGAATGGGAGGACGGGCTCGAGGTGGTCTGTTATGGGCGCGTGACATCGTATGGCGTGCGTTCCACCTATCAGTTGATAGCCCATGATGTCCGTCCGTCAGGGCATGGGGCGTTGTATCAAATGTTGGCGTCGCGGCGTCTGCGCTTAGAGAAGGAGGGTTTATTTGCGGAGTCGAGGAAGCGTCCTCTTCCTTTTCTTCCCAAGATTATCGGTGTTGTTTCGTCGCCGCAAGGGGCGGTGATTCATGATGTCATGCATCGTTTGAACGAGCGTTTTCCTCGTCCTGTCGTTCTTTGGCCTTGTGCTGTGCAAGGTGAGCGTGCGCCCCAAGAAATCTGTGCGGCATTGCGCGGTTTTGCGATGGCCGATGGCAAGAGTGTGCCTCGTGTGGATGTCATTATTGTGGCGCGTGGGGGTGGAAGCATCGAGGAACTTTGGAGTTTCAACGAAGAAGAGGTCGTACGTGCCATTGCCGCCAGCCCCATTCCCGTCATCTCTGCCATTGGCCATGAGACAGATACCACCCTTGCTGATTTCGTTGCGGACTATCGAGCCCCGACACCGACGGCGGCGGCAGAGCGTTGTGTGCCTGTGCGTCATCAACTCCACAAGCAATGTTTAGATACGACACACCAGCTTGTATTGTCTATGGCGCGTCTCTATGACCATGGGTGTGAGCGTCATCGCGCCCTCACGGCGCGTCTTCCCATGCCTCAACGTTTCTTTGACGCTCGGGGTGAGATGGTGCGCCTCCATGAGGGTCGACTACGCCAAGCCGTGACCCACACATTCTCGAGACAACAGCAAACGATGTGCCATGCCCAACGTCTCCTTGAAAGTTGTTCTCCTTATGCTACAATGAAGCGTGGCTATGCCATTGTCCGTCAAGATGGCGTTGTCAAAAATAGGAAGGATGCTTTATGCGAGGAAACGAACGAGCTCGAGATTTCTTTTTATGATGGCAAGGTCGATGCTGTGCTGACGTGA
- a CDS encoding M23 family metallopeptidase — MYRVMRLMFCAFCGVICFSGQSHGGAQGGEGKAFVIEGGSTAQGGLLYGHSLSDAEVKARGGYLVYCSSGRFMLAIPPSAGEEIVLFAKRGDRKVKKRVPVTQRRYEVEHVDGLPQEQISPPESVWERIQKEREQIKASRDDTMGCQRSPLPRFSYPVRGRISGVYGSRRVFNGVQRAPHFGLDIAAPQGTKITAPLDGRVILTGKDFFYAGNIVILDHGMGLSSLYAHMDSIAVSYGDMLRRGDVMGEVGATGRATGPHLHWGINLGPWPLDPALLLVEP; from the coding sequence ATGTATCGTGTGATGAGGTTGATGTTTTGTGCCTTCTGTGGCGTTATCTGTTTTTCTGGGCAGAGCCATGGGGGGGCGCAAGGGGGGGAGGGGAAGGCTTTTGTGATAGAGGGGGGAAGCACCGCTCAAGGTGGCTTGCTCTATGGGCATTCTTTGTCCGATGCTGAGGTGAAGGCGCGGGGTGGCTATCTTGTCTATTGTTCCAGCGGTCGTTTTATGCTCGCCATTCCTCCTTCTGCTGGCGAAGAGATTGTCCTCTTTGCCAAGCGTGGCGACAGAAAGGTTAAGAAACGTGTTCCTGTGACACAGCGTCGCTATGAGGTTGAGCATGTGGATGGGCTTCCGCAAGAGCAAATATCGCCTCCCGAGTCTGTGTGGGAGCGTATTCAAAAGGAAAGGGAACAGATCAAGGCATCGAGGGACGATACGATGGGGTGTCAGCGTAGCCCTCTTCCACGTTTTTCCTATCCTGTGAGGGGGAGGATAAGCGGTGTCTATGGGTCACGGCGTGTTTTTAACGGTGTGCAGAGAGCGCCTCATTTTGGGCTCGACATTGCCGCGCCTCAAGGCACAAAGATCACAGCGCCTTTAGACGGGCGGGTCATTCTGACAGGCAAGGATTTTTTCTATGCTGGCAATATCGTTATTCTTGACCATGGCATGGGTCTTTCTTCCCTCTATGCCCATATGGACTCCATTGCTGTCTCCTATGGCGACATGCTGAGGAGGGGTGATGTCATGGGTGAAGTAGGCGCAACAGGGCGCGCGACGGGCCCCCACTTACATTGGGGGATTAATTTAGGGCCTTGGCCGCTTGACCCTGCGCTCTTGCTTGTTGAGCCTTAG
- a CDS encoding lysophospholipid acyltransferase family protein: MLRRPKQKFPLRWYYVPQGILLWCAIRLFRILGLTRASHVSARCAEIVGPHLATTKIVLCNLRQIFPAMSEKKRHDVMRHMWRNIGRIAAEYPFLKDMRLYDHTGPYPNIATIRHVERLESFLQRDKPVICVSAHFGNWEIAALVVRQLGYPITVAYRPPNNPFADRMIGPMRDCVATHFAAKNDSDSLKKILSALQRREAVGFVTDQKFHEGTHVRFMGYRSACADTPARLAVRFHTAIVPIHVCREQESSSFTITIEEPIFPSPKRDNNRNITKMTQQYFNLFETWIRAHPDQWLWTHNRWNFPQRLKRAADYAKAQQARAQGQAAKALN; the protein is encoded by the coding sequence ATGCTACGACGCCCCAAGCAAAAATTCCCTCTCAGATGGTACTACGTTCCCCAAGGCATACTCCTATGGTGCGCTATAAGGCTCTTTCGCATATTAGGATTAACACGCGCCTCTCATGTCTCGGCGCGCTGTGCCGAAATTGTTGGCCCCCACTTGGCGACAACAAAAATTGTCCTCTGCAATCTACGACAGATTTTTCCAGCCATGTCAGAGAAGAAACGTCACGATGTCATGCGTCACATGTGGCGCAATATAGGACGTATTGCTGCCGAATATCCCTTCCTAAAAGATATGCGTCTCTACGACCATACAGGCCCCTATCCGAACATCGCCACCATACGTCATGTCGAACGGCTGGAAAGCTTCCTGCAAAGAGATAAACCCGTCATATGTGTCTCTGCCCACTTTGGCAATTGGGAAATTGCTGCCCTTGTCGTGCGCCAACTAGGCTATCCCATCACCGTCGCCTATCGTCCACCAAACAACCCCTTTGCCGACAGAATGATAGGCCCAATGCGCGATTGCGTCGCCACCCACTTTGCCGCAAAAAATGACAGCGATAGTCTCAAAAAAATACTCTCTGCCTTACAAAGACGCGAAGCTGTGGGATTCGTGACCGACCAAAAATTCCATGAAGGAACGCATGTGCGCTTCATGGGCTATCGTTCGGCATGCGCCGATACGCCAGCGCGCCTTGCCGTGCGCTTTCATACCGCCATTGTCCCCATCCATGTCTGCCGTGAGCAAGAGAGCTCCTCGTTCACCATTACCATCGAAGAACCCATTTTCCCCTCGCCAAAACGCGACAACAATAGGAATATCACGAAAATGACACAACAATACTTTAATCTGTTCGAGACGTGGATTCGCGCCCACCCCGACCAATGGCTATGGACTCATAATCGTTGGAATTTCCCGCAACGCCTCAAACGCGCCGCCGACTACGCTAAGGCTCAACAAGCAAGAGCGCAGGGTCAAGCGGCCAAGGCCCTAAATTAA
- the lpxK gene encoding tetraacyldisaccharide 4'-kinase has protein sequence MLRVFPPRFWWQERSILSTCLMPLGWCFGMASMLSQRLHKVQQAPHPVLCIGNAVVGGSGKTPLAIALNHLLRRKGYRPVFLTRGYGGKYHQPCRVDLAHHTAIDVGDEALLLARHAPTWVGGNRATSAMRARHDGDCYIMDDGMQHPSLKRDITLLAINPHQGVGNHAIMPAGPLREPWAYALAKTQAIVMVEQKKNKKKPPLPPLLHHVTKKPLPIFRATATLDDTQLKNKGSRPLIAFAAIAPPHNFFEMIQDATPSPIIAHYAYPDHAVLTKKQLDLMLNDATQKKATLVTTEKDFVRLPRAYQSSIMPVALRLHIHQEDALLDFVLSSLAQL, from the coding sequence ATGCTACGTGTCTTCCCTCCGCGTTTTTGGTGGCAGGAACGTTCCATCCTCTCGACATGTCTCATGCCTCTAGGATGGTGCTTTGGCATGGCCAGCATGCTCTCTCAGCGCCTTCATAAAGTCCAGCAAGCCCCCCATCCCGTTCTCTGTATTGGCAATGCCGTTGTCGGCGGAAGTGGTAAAACGCCCCTGGCCATCGCCCTCAATCATCTGCTACGTCGCAAGGGATACCGCCCTGTGTTCCTCACACGAGGCTATGGAGGAAAATACCATCAGCCATGTCGTGTCGACCTCGCCCACCATACGGCCATCGATGTAGGCGATGAAGCCTTGCTCCTCGCACGCCATGCGCCCACATGGGTCGGCGGCAACCGTGCGACAAGCGCTATGCGCGCACGCCATGATGGCGATTGCTATATCATGGATGATGGCATGCAACACCCATCCCTCAAAAGAGACATCACGCTCCTCGCCATCAACCCCCATCAAGGCGTTGGCAACCACGCCATCATGCCGGCAGGGCCTTTACGCGAACCATGGGCATACGCCCTCGCCAAAACCCAGGCAATCGTCATGGTCGAACAGAAAAAAAATAAAAAAAAGCCGCCACTGCCACCCCTCCTTCACCATGTCACAAAAAAACCCCTCCCCATCTTCCGCGCCACAGCAACCCTCGACGATACCCAGCTCAAGAACAAAGGCTCACGCCCTCTCATCGCCTTCGCCGCCATCGCCCCTCCCCACAATTTTTTCGAGATGATACAAGACGCCACGCCATCCCCCATCATCGCCCATTATGCCTATCCCGACCATGCAGTCCTCACCAAAAAACAGCTCGACCTCATGCTCAATGACGCCACCCAGAAGAAAGCAACACTCGTCACAACGGAAAAAGATTTTGTTCGTTTGCCCCGCGCCTATCAATCCTCTATAATGCCCGTTGCCTTGCGTTTGCACATCCATCAAGAGGACGCGCTCCTCGATTTCGTCCTTTCTTCCTTGGCACAGCTTTAA